The Streptomyces sp. NBC_01454 genome includes a window with the following:
- a CDS encoding DnaB-like helicase C-terminal domain-containing protein, with translation MSDRSVLSDAVPADRGAVWVGAGLDGAPDVLQVSVARGRLFELVTQARPQGGKPGVVTVVTKGRGKKEARAALVPLGCLDESARSRLSEWPSWAQTAARPKLGDLVVAAAGDPEQGVLATPQVLLDRTTPAAVLVNAALLPDDGGPVKVPVSGWRHLTLSAREVARDWAALLGEMASGEVWVEVYRSKASTSSRAALVPVVALNAEHAGLPETWPVRDEASVLGELDALVEEMTGKATAQHDAHGVVVAREGAPVAVLMDAGQAALATVRPAGRPSVAQPARARPAPGGVQGPAAGDVELRVASVAAPDEAHDAAAPGELDTVDPQPAGESAESVPGAGLAGASRRSVSALGDVLREVLALQGSDGPPTEAARFGLRALDEVVGGLLPGKLTLVAGAPGAGPSLLVAAVASDTALRRRLPVLYAASGLTRTDVAMRVIAAQAAVNYRALRTGQLTDEEQERAATVGAQLSGLAGSVWHIDDGAGLTASDIAEVARDIEGLALVVVDRLQRAHDPAVPLSGRALPAAAQALTHVARLLKVPVVAAVDTDEAELVAALDADVTLTVRRRDDRAEVDYAERDFGTLASAVLRADLACARFTDAPDSVGTTTLVKAPQATETSAPSSVTGPQNAPAGDVTVEEGEPELLARQSDPEQAGPRHVH, from the coding sequence ATGTCTGATCGTTCTGTCCTGTCTGATGCTGTGCCGGCCGACCGGGGGGCGGTGTGGGTGGGCGCTGGCCTGGACGGTGCCCCTGATGTGTTGCAGGTGTCGGTGGCGCGGGGGCGGCTCTTCGAGCTTGTGACCCAGGCACGGCCTCAGGGCGGCAAGCCGGGTGTGGTGACGGTCGTGACGAAGGGGAGAGGGAAGAAGGAGGCCCGGGCGGCCCTGGTGCCCCTGGGGTGTCTGGACGAGAGCGCACGGTCTCGGCTGAGCGAGTGGCCGTCGTGGGCCCAGACGGCAGCACGGCCCAAGCTGGGGGACTTGGTCGTCGCGGCGGCGGGAGATCCGGAGCAGGGCGTGCTGGCGACACCGCAGGTGCTGCTGGACCGCACGACGCCGGCCGCGGTCCTGGTGAACGCCGCCCTGCTCCCGGACGACGGCGGGCCGGTGAAGGTTCCGGTGAGCGGGTGGCGTCATCTGACGTTGTCGGCGCGCGAAGTGGCCCGGGACTGGGCGGCGCTGCTGGGCGAGATGGCATCCGGCGAAGTGTGGGTGGAGGTGTATCGGTCGAAGGCGTCGACGTCGTCCCGCGCAGCGCTGGTCCCAGTGGTGGCGCTGAACGCCGAGCACGCAGGCCTGCCCGAGACATGGCCGGTCCGGGATGAAGCATCGGTGCTCGGCGAACTCGATGCCCTGGTCGAGGAGATGACCGGCAAGGCGACGGCGCAGCACGATGCGCACGGCGTCGTCGTAGCGCGCGAGGGGGCTCCGGTCGCGGTGCTGATGGACGCGGGCCAGGCGGCCCTGGCCACGGTCCGCCCGGCGGGCCGTCCCAGCGTGGCACAGCCCGCGCGGGCGCGGCCCGCCCCCGGTGGGGTGCAGGGCCCGGCGGCGGGGGACGTCGAGTTGCGAGTCGCTTCGGTCGCTGCGCCGGATGAGGCCCACGACGCTGCCGCGCCCGGTGAGCTGGACACCGTGGATCCCCAGCCGGCGGGGGAGTCGGCGGAGTCAGTACCCGGGGCGGGTCTGGCCGGGGCGAGCCGCCGGTCCGTGTCGGCGTTGGGGGATGTGCTCCGGGAAGTGCTGGCGCTCCAGGGCTCGGACGGCCCGCCGACGGAGGCGGCGCGGTTCGGGCTGCGCGCGCTGGATGAGGTCGTGGGCGGCCTGCTGCCGGGGAAGCTGACTCTGGTGGCCGGCGCCCCCGGCGCGGGCCCGTCACTGCTGGTGGCGGCGGTAGCTTCGGACACGGCGCTGCGCCGGCGGCTGCCGGTGCTGTACGCGGCATCCGGGTTGACGCGGACGGACGTGGCGATGCGGGTTATCGCAGCGCAGGCCGCGGTGAACTACCGTGCTCTGCGCACAGGCCAGCTCACCGACGAGGAGCAGGAAAGGGCGGCCACTGTAGGCGCGCAGCTGTCGGGCCTAGCGGGTTCGGTGTGGCACATCGACGACGGGGCCGGGCTGACGGCGTCGGACATCGCCGAGGTGGCGCGGGACATCGAAGGGTTGGCGCTGGTCGTCGTGGACCGGTTGCAGCGGGCTCACGATCCGGCCGTACCGCTGTCCGGCCGGGCCCTGCCGGCGGCGGCGCAGGCCCTGACTCACGTTGCGCGACTGCTGAAGGTGCCGGTCGTGGCCGCGGTGGACACCGACGAGGCGGAGCTTGTGGCGGCCTTGGATGCTGACGTCACCCTGACCGTGCGGCGGCGGGACGATCGGGCCGAAGTCGATTACGCAGAGCGGGACTTCGGGACGCTGGCGTCTGCCGTCCTCCGCGCGGATCTGGCGTGTGCCCGCTTCACCGATGCGCCCGACTCGGTCGGTACCACGACCCTGGTCAAGGCGCCGCAGGCCACCGAAACGAGTGCCCCCAGCAGCGTGACCGGCCCTCAGAACGCGCCGGCCGGCGACGTAACGGTCGAGGAGGGGGAGCCCGAGCTCCTGGCCCGCCAATCGGATCCTGAACAGGCGGGGCCGCGGCACGTCCATTGA